The following coding sequences are from one bacterium window:
- a CDS encoding amidohydrolase family protein, with protein sequence MYGQPLNAARATHFASPPPRKVQGPIVDVHTHATEPATNHELIEAARTYGIARVVVIAPLETGLTIRGRYPQEVVLAVRPILHEPKHQIALLDRAVESVHRARESGAPLIKLWFAPRIRDRLDFLLDSPRLDPLFHAIAEEGLGVLVHVADPDRWFERKYDPIKYGTKADQYPMLETRLRQFPTIPFLAAHMGGDPEHLDHLAELLTRYPNLHLDTSATKWIVRELGRQRNAAREFCRRWAGRICFGTDQVVFKEPDPVRYTMRYWVHQMFWETDLVCPSPIADPDSDGPPYIRGLDLPTDVLEQIYWKTAERAFGIPARPAANVS encoded by the coding sequence GTGTACGGACAACCACTCAACGCCGCACGCGCGACCCATTTCGCATCCCCACCGCCGCGCAAGGTACAGGGCCCGATCGTCGACGTCCATACGCACGCCACCGAGCCGGCCACGAATCACGAGCTCATTGAGGCGGCGCGCACGTACGGAATCGCGAGGGTGGTGGTGATCGCTCCCCTCGAAACAGGGCTGACGATACGCGGTCGCTACCCGCAGGAAGTCGTCCTGGCGGTCAGGCCGATCCTGCACGAACCGAAACACCAGATCGCGTTGCTAGACCGGGCGGTGGAGAGCGTGCACCGGGCTCGCGAGAGCGGGGCCCCGCTCATCAAACTGTGGTTTGCCCCGAGGATTCGCGACCGCTTGGACTTCCTCCTCGACTCGCCTCGACTCGACCCGCTGTTCCACGCGATCGCAGAGGAGGGGCTGGGTGTCCTCGTCCACGTCGCCGATCCCGACCGGTGGTTCGAGCGAAAGTACGATCCCATCAAGTATGGGACAAAGGCCGACCAATACCCCATGCTCGAGACGCGCCTCCGGCAGTTCCCCACGATCCCATTCCTTGCCGCGCACATGGGAGGCGATCCCGAGCACCTCGACCACCTCGCCGAGCTGCTGACGCGCTACCCGAACCTCCACCTCGACACCAGCGCAACCAAGTGGATCGTCCGAGAATTGGGACGGCAGCGAAACGCGGCCCGGGAGTTCTGCCGGCGGTGGGCGGGTCGGATCTGCTTTGGGACCGATCAGGTCGTCTTCAAGGAGCCCGACCCCGTGCGATACACGATGCGCTATTGGGTTCACCAGATGTTTTGGGAAACGGACCTCGTCTGCCCGTCGCCAATCGCCGACCCCGACAGCGATGGCCCACCCTACATCAGGGGGCTCGATCTCCCGACAGACGTCCTGGAGCAGATCTACTGGAAGACCGCGGAACGGGCCTTCGGAATTCCGGCCCGCCCCGCAGCGAACGTGTCTTAG